The following proteins come from a genomic window of Asterias amurensis chromosome 15, ASM3211899v1:
- the LOC139948284 gene encoding calcyclin-binding protein-like, with product MAGVDQLKLDLEEIKRLTPLAARQRIKGVLSVEMSRIEAEIAQLQLSSVNSSGEATKPTKEQKPAIKDQLSTTTIKTYGWDQSDKFVKLYITVNKVQSVPASSVSVEYTQQSFKLLVRGLNGSNHQLSILGLLNSIIPDDSHYKIKTDSVVIFLKKQKQQEKWAYLTQAEQRIKDKGKPQAKPEANADPSGGVMDMMKKMYDEGDDEMKRTIAKAWTESKDKPGSGMGGMGGMPGMGGMGGMPGMGGMGGMGGMGGMGGAGGMGGMGGLAGMAGMAGMGGLGGMAGMEGLDGMGGADGL from the exons ATGGCCGGAGTAGACCAG TTGAAGTTGGATCTTGAGGAGATCAAGCGGCTGACCCCCTTAGCAGCTCGTCAGCGCATTAAGGGTGTCTTGTCTGTTGAGATGAGTCGTATTGAAGCAGAGATTGCACAACTGCAACTCTCATCCGTCAATAGCAGCGGTGAAGCCACAAAACCCACAAAGGAGCAGAAACCGGCAATCAAGGACCAACTTAGCACAACGACGATCAAGACTTAtg GCTGGGACCAGTCAGACAAGTTTGTAAAACTTTACATCACAGTTAACAAAGTACAAAGCGTCCCAGCATCCAGTGTGTCTGTGGAATATACCCAACA ATCTTTCAAACTCCTTGTGAGAGGATTAAACGGTTCCAATCATCAACTTTCCATCCTTGGTCTGCTCAATTCCATCATTCCAGACGATAGTCACTATAAG ATCAAGACAGATAGTGTGGTCATTTTTCTGAAAAAGCAAAAGCAGCAAGAGAAGTGGGCTTACCTGACACAGGCTGAGCAGCGAATCAAGGACAAAGGAAAGCC GCAAGCTAAGCCAGAAGCGAATGCAGACCCCAGCGGTGGAGTAATGGACATGATGAAGAAGATGTACGACGAGGGAGACGATGAGATGAAGAGGACCATCGCTAAGGCCTGGACAGAGTCAAAGGACAAGCCAGGATCCGGTATGGGTGGAATGGGTGGTATGCCAGGGATGGGTGGTATGGGTGGAATGCCAGGGATGGGTGGTATGGGTGGTATGGGTGGTATGGGTGGAATGGGAGGTGCAGGTGGAATGGGTGGTATGGGTGGGTTGGCTGGGATGGCAGGTATGGCTGGGATGGGAGGATTGGGTGGGATGGCAGGAATGGAAGGGCTGGATGGGATGGGTGGGGCGGATGGGTTGTAA
- the LOC139948145 gene encoding nuclear receptor subfamily 5 group A member 2-like isoform X3, with protein sequence MNCVELVGVEAGCMSTEAAGALGDSGATTNGASPSGQGPPLRMDFNFEQSEVKPEFDECCPVCGDKVSGYHYGLLTCESCKGFFKRTVQNKKVYTCIENRNCLIDKTQRKRCPYCRFQKCLKVGMKLEAVRPDRMRGGRNKFGPMYKRDRALKQQQRNRIIASSRAVSAPGNPDISMAIKNIQAAASKSTPLYPPAAVVIRDPMMGKQGPIMNIPQPTSLSHNGYANHHQMQPLNYTTSAMSHQLPTSSPPPPSSSTSPLLHPVKMEPDQTPKLIQELLRSEPDHSQLQAKVAAYLQSQMSLTAPGDFFSMICKLADQTLFSFVDWARNSLYFKELKVEDQMKLLQNAWSQLLVFDHLYRQAHHHGEGILLITGQTIESAMLPIGLAAMGMADISDQMVRIISRMRDLKIDHKEYVCLKFLILLNPDVNTLQDKHVIDNCQDQITAALMDYTLANYQGINDKFGLMLRLLPEIRQVSQRGEQYLYSRHMEGEVPYNSLLMEMLHSKRK encoded by the exons GTCCTCCTCTCAGAATGGACTTCAACTTTGAGCAGAGCGAAGTCAAGCCGGAGTTCGACGAGTGTTGTCCGGTGTGCGGAGACAAGGTCTCTGGCTACCACTACGGGCTGCTCACGTGCGAGAGTTGCAAGGGGTTCTTCAAGAGGACGGTACAGAATAAGAAGGTCTATACGTGTATAGAGAACAGGAACTGTCTAATAGATAAGACGCAACGCAAGAGGTGCCCCTACTGCCGGTTCCAGAAATGTCTCAAAGTCGGCATGAAACTGGAAG CTGTGAGACCAGACAGAATGCGAGGTGGACGCAACAAATTTGGGCCGATGTACAAGCGAGATCGTGCCCTCAAACAGCAGCAGAGAAATCGCATCATCGCCAGCAGCCGGGCCGTCTCGGCACCGGGCAACCCGGACATATCCATGGCGATCAAGAACATCCAAGCCGCGGCGTCGAAGAGCACACCGCTGTACCCCCCGGCCGCCGTGGTCATCCGCGACCCGATGATGGGCAAGCAAGGGCCCATCATGAACATCCCCCAGCCGACGTCGCTGTCCCATAACGGCTACGCCAACCATCACCAGATGCAACCTCTCAACTACACAACGTCCGCAATGTCCCATCAACTACCGACGTCGAGTCCCCCGCCTCCATCCTCCAGCACCAGCCCCCTCCTACACCCCGTCAAGATGGAGCCGGATCAGACGCCGAAGCTTATCCAGGAATTGTTACGGAGCGAGCCGGACCACTCGCAGCTACAGGCCAAAGTTGCGGCGTATCTTCAGAGCCAGATGAGCCTAACAGCGCCCGGGGATTTCTTCAGTATGATCTGCAAACTGGCTGACCAGACGCTGTTCTCGTTCGTAGACTGGGCGAGGAATAGTTTATACTTCAAAGAACTAAAG GTTGAAGACCAGATGAAACTTCTCCAGAACGCGTGGAGCCAGCTCCTTGTCTTCGACCATCTCTACCGACAGGCGCACCACCACGGCGAGGGTATCCTTCTAATCACGGGGCAGACGATAGAGTCCGCCATGTTGCCAATCGGCCTCGCTGCCATGGGCATGGCCGACATCTCAGATCAGATGGTCCGGATCATATCGCGCATGCGCGACCTCAAGATCGACCACAAGGAGTACGTGTGTCTGAAGTTCCTCATCCTTCTAAATCCTG ATGTAAATACACTCCAAGATAAACACGTCATCGACAATTGTCAGGACCAAATTACGGCGGCCCTCATGGACTACACGCTGGCCAACTATCAGGGTATCAACGACAAGTTTGGTCTGATGCTTCGGCTGTTGCCTGAGATCCGGCAGGTGAGCCAGCGAGGAGAGCAGTACCTCTATAGCAGGCACATGGAGGGCGAGGTCCCTTACAACAGCTTATTGATGGAGATGCTTCACAGTAAGCGAAAGTGA
- the LOC139948145 gene encoding nuclear receptor subfamily 5 group A member 2-like isoform X4 → MPMLPEQVDYLFPTHPALDEYGEATLDNVSKGPPLRMDFNFEQSEVKPEFDECCPVCGDKVSGYHYGLLTCESCKGFFKRTVQNKKVYTCIENRNCLIDKTQRKRCPYCRFQKCLKVGMKLEAVRPDRMRGGRNKFGPMYKRDRALKQQQRNRIIASSRAVSAPGNPDISMAIKNIQAAASKSTPLYPPAAVVIRDPMMGKQGPIMNIPQPTSLSHNGYANHHQMQPLNYTTSAMSHQLPTSSPPPPSSSTSPLLHPVKMEPDQTPKLIQELLRSEPDHSQLQAKVAAYLQSQMSLTAPGDFFSMICKLADQTLFSFVDWARNSLYFKELKVEDQMKLLQNAWSQLLVFDHLYRQAHHHGEGILLITGQTIESAMLPIGLAAMGMADISDQMVRIISRMRDLKIDHKEYVCLKFLILLNPDVNTLQDKHVIDNCQDQITAALMDYTLANYQGINDKFGLMLRLLPEIRQVSQRGEQYLYSRHMEGEVPYNSLLMEMLHSKRK, encoded by the exons GTCCTCCTCTCAGAATGGACTTCAACTTTGAGCAGAGCGAAGTCAAGCCGGAGTTCGACGAGTGTTGTCCGGTGTGCGGAGACAAGGTCTCTGGCTACCACTACGGGCTGCTCACGTGCGAGAGTTGCAAGGGGTTCTTCAAGAGGACGGTACAGAATAAGAAGGTCTATACGTGTATAGAGAACAGGAACTGTCTAATAGATAAGACGCAACGCAAGAGGTGCCCCTACTGCCGGTTCCAGAAATGTCTCAAAGTCGGCATGAAACTGGAAG CTGTGAGACCAGACAGAATGCGAGGTGGACGCAACAAATTTGGGCCGATGTACAAGCGAGATCGTGCCCTCAAACAGCAGCAGAGAAATCGCATCATCGCCAGCAGCCGGGCCGTCTCGGCACCGGGCAACCCGGACATATCCATGGCGATCAAGAACATCCAAGCCGCGGCGTCGAAGAGCACACCGCTGTACCCCCCGGCCGCCGTGGTCATCCGCGACCCGATGATGGGCAAGCAAGGGCCCATCATGAACATCCCCCAGCCGACGTCGCTGTCCCATAACGGCTACGCCAACCATCACCAGATGCAACCTCTCAACTACACAACGTCCGCAATGTCCCATCAACTACCGACGTCGAGTCCCCCGCCTCCATCCTCCAGCACCAGCCCCCTCCTACACCCCGTCAAGATGGAGCCGGATCAGACGCCGAAGCTTATCCAGGAATTGTTACGGAGCGAGCCGGACCACTCGCAGCTACAGGCCAAAGTTGCGGCGTATCTTCAGAGCCAGATGAGCCTAACAGCGCCCGGGGATTTCTTCAGTATGATCTGCAAACTGGCTGACCAGACGCTGTTCTCGTTCGTAGACTGGGCGAGGAATAGTTTATACTTCAAAGAACTAAAG GTTGAAGACCAGATGAAACTTCTCCAGAACGCGTGGAGCCAGCTCCTTGTCTTCGACCATCTCTACCGACAGGCGCACCACCACGGCGAGGGTATCCTTCTAATCACGGGGCAGACGATAGAGTCCGCCATGTTGCCAATCGGCCTCGCTGCCATGGGCATGGCCGACATCTCAGATCAGATGGTCCGGATCATATCGCGCATGCGCGACCTCAAGATCGACCACAAGGAGTACGTGTGTCTGAAGTTCCTCATCCTTCTAAATCCTG ATGTAAATACACTCCAAGATAAACACGTCATCGACAATTGTCAGGACCAAATTACGGCGGCCCTCATGGACTACACGCTGGCCAACTATCAGGGTATCAACGACAAGTTTGGTCTGATGCTTCGGCTGTTGCCTGAGATCCGGCAGGTGAGCCAGCGAGGAGAGCAGTACCTCTATAGCAGGCACATGGAGGGCGAGGTCCCTTACAACAGCTTATTGATGGAGATGCTTCACAGTAAGCGAAAGTGA
- the LOC139948145 gene encoding nuclear receptor subfamily 5 group A member 2-like isoform X2, translating to MPMLPEQVDYLFPTHPALDEYGEATLDNVSKGCSPYFPGPPLRMDFNFEQSEVKPEFDECCPVCGDKVSGYHYGLLTCESCKGFFKRTVQNKKVYTCIENRNCLIDKTQRKRCPYCRFQKCLKVGMKLEAVRPDRMRGGRNKFGPMYKRDRALKQQQRNRIIASSRAVSAPGNPDISMAIKNIQAAASKSTPLYPPAAVVIRDPMMGKQGPIMNIPQPTSLSHNGYANHHQMQPLNYTTSAMSHQLPTSSPPPPSSSTSPLLHPVKMEPDQTPKLIQELLRSEPDHSQLQAKVAAYLQSQMSLTAPGDFFSMICKLADQTLFSFVDWARNSLYFKELKVEDQMKLLQNAWSQLLVFDHLYRQAHHHGEGILLITGQTIESAMLPIGLAAMGMADISDQMVRIISRMRDLKIDHKEYVCLKFLILLNPDVNTLQDKHVIDNCQDQITAALMDYTLANYQGINDKFGLMLRLLPEIRQVSQRGEQYLYSRHMEGEVPYNSLLMEMLHSKRK from the exons GTTGTTCTCCTTATTTCCCAGGTCCTCCTCTCAGAATGGACTTCAACTTTGAGCAGAGCGAAGTCAAGCCGGAGTTCGACGAGTGTTGTCCGGTGTGCGGAGACAAGGTCTCTGGCTACCACTACGGGCTGCTCACGTGCGAGAGTTGCAAGGGGTTCTTCAAGAGGACGGTACAGAATAAGAAGGTCTATACGTGTATAGAGAACAGGAACTGTCTAATAGATAAGACGCAACGCAAGAGGTGCCCCTACTGCCGGTTCCAGAAATGTCTCAAAGTCGGCATGAAACTGGAAG CTGTGAGACCAGACAGAATGCGAGGTGGACGCAACAAATTTGGGCCGATGTACAAGCGAGATCGTGCCCTCAAACAGCAGCAGAGAAATCGCATCATCGCCAGCAGCCGGGCCGTCTCGGCACCGGGCAACCCGGACATATCCATGGCGATCAAGAACATCCAAGCCGCGGCGTCGAAGAGCACACCGCTGTACCCCCCGGCCGCCGTGGTCATCCGCGACCCGATGATGGGCAAGCAAGGGCCCATCATGAACATCCCCCAGCCGACGTCGCTGTCCCATAACGGCTACGCCAACCATCACCAGATGCAACCTCTCAACTACACAACGTCCGCAATGTCCCATCAACTACCGACGTCGAGTCCCCCGCCTCCATCCTCCAGCACCAGCCCCCTCCTACACCCCGTCAAGATGGAGCCGGATCAGACGCCGAAGCTTATCCAGGAATTGTTACGGAGCGAGCCGGACCACTCGCAGCTACAGGCCAAAGTTGCGGCGTATCTTCAGAGCCAGATGAGCCTAACAGCGCCCGGGGATTTCTTCAGTATGATCTGCAAACTGGCTGACCAGACGCTGTTCTCGTTCGTAGACTGGGCGAGGAATAGTTTATACTTCAAAGAACTAAAG GTTGAAGACCAGATGAAACTTCTCCAGAACGCGTGGAGCCAGCTCCTTGTCTTCGACCATCTCTACCGACAGGCGCACCACCACGGCGAGGGTATCCTTCTAATCACGGGGCAGACGATAGAGTCCGCCATGTTGCCAATCGGCCTCGCTGCCATGGGCATGGCCGACATCTCAGATCAGATGGTCCGGATCATATCGCGCATGCGCGACCTCAAGATCGACCACAAGGAGTACGTGTGTCTGAAGTTCCTCATCCTTCTAAATCCTG ATGTAAATACACTCCAAGATAAACACGTCATCGACAATTGTCAGGACCAAATTACGGCGGCCCTCATGGACTACACGCTGGCCAACTATCAGGGTATCAACGACAAGTTTGGTCTGATGCTTCGGCTGTTGCCTGAGATCCGGCAGGTGAGCCAGCGAGGAGAGCAGTACCTCTATAGCAGGCACATGGAGGGCGAGGTCCCTTACAACAGCTTATTGATGGAGATGCTTCACAGTAAGCGAAAGTGA
- the LOC139948285 gene encoding crystallin J1A-like translates to MSVDQKERAVAAIVGCVVSDAAAQPLHWIYNLGKLDGIVGSRRDSVEFWEPSHNPFYCIETGRGTSYADQTQTLLESLVACEGFNKADFAQRLKATFGPGSRYDNKLNSKYVMKSGKQKGYPIDGPWNPKVIKDFLAKYAQGMQFTGSRDVADMGAVVPVVAMVAMYAGRAEMLEKVEEALTVLYELEEAVAVGMAAARILEQFVLHPGMDGVAAIEAVMQQLSDPKRANPNDLDRAVIGQLKNVLEKKTSEHRYAAKKFFLNS, encoded by the exons ATGTCGGTTGATCAGAAAGAGAGGGCAGTGGCAGCCATTGTAGGGTGTGTGGTCAGTGATGCTGCAG cccAGCCACTACATTGGATTTACAACCTAGGCAAGCTGGATGGCATCGTCGGCAGTCGCAGAGACTCAGTTGAATTCTGGGAACCGTCTCATAATCCATTCTATTGTATTGAGACTGGACGGGGCACCAGTTACGCTGACCAAACCCAAACACTGCTGGAGTCGCTGGTTGCTTGTGAAG gttTTAACAAGGCAGATTTTGCACAGAGATTAAAAGCCACATTTGGGCCAGGTTCACGCTACGACAACAAGCTGAATAGCAAGTATGTTATGAAGAGTGGCAAGCAGAAGGGATACCCAATCGATGGTCCCTGGAACCCAAAGGTCATAAAGGACTTCTTGGCCAAGTACGCTCAGGGTATGCAGTTCACAG GGAGTAGAGATGTGGCCGACATGGGCGCTGTCGTTCCAGTTGTTGCCATGGTTGCAATGTACGCAGGTAGAGCAGAAATGCTGGAAAAGGTTGAAGAGGCTTTAACTGTGCTTTACGAACTTGAGGAGGCAGTCGCCGTAGGGATGGCTGCTGCCAG AATTCTGGAGCAGTTTGTGTTGCATCCTGGAATGGATGGTGTCGCTGCCATTGAAGCCGTAATGCAACAGCTGTCCGACCCGAAGAGGGCCAACCCTAACGACCTTGACAgagctgtgattggtcaattgaAGAATGTACTGGAGAAGAAGACTAGCGAGCACCGTTATGCGGCCAAGAAGTTCTTTTTGAACAGCTGA
- the LOC139948145 gene encoding nuclear receptor subfamily 5 group A member 2-like isoform X1 codes for MNCVELVGVEAGCMSTEAAGALGDSGATTNGASPSGQGCSPYFPGPPLRMDFNFEQSEVKPEFDECCPVCGDKVSGYHYGLLTCESCKGFFKRTVQNKKVYTCIENRNCLIDKTQRKRCPYCRFQKCLKVGMKLEAVRPDRMRGGRNKFGPMYKRDRALKQQQRNRIIASSRAVSAPGNPDISMAIKNIQAAASKSTPLYPPAAVVIRDPMMGKQGPIMNIPQPTSLSHNGYANHHQMQPLNYTTSAMSHQLPTSSPPPPSSSTSPLLHPVKMEPDQTPKLIQELLRSEPDHSQLQAKVAAYLQSQMSLTAPGDFFSMICKLADQTLFSFVDWARNSLYFKELKVEDQMKLLQNAWSQLLVFDHLYRQAHHHGEGILLITGQTIESAMLPIGLAAMGMADISDQMVRIISRMRDLKIDHKEYVCLKFLILLNPDVNTLQDKHVIDNCQDQITAALMDYTLANYQGINDKFGLMLRLLPEIRQVSQRGEQYLYSRHMEGEVPYNSLLMEMLHSKRK; via the exons GTTGTTCTCCTTATTTCCCAGGTCCTCCTCTCAGAATGGACTTCAACTTTGAGCAGAGCGAAGTCAAGCCGGAGTTCGACGAGTGTTGTCCGGTGTGCGGAGACAAGGTCTCTGGCTACCACTACGGGCTGCTCACGTGCGAGAGTTGCAAGGGGTTCTTCAAGAGGACGGTACAGAATAAGAAGGTCTATACGTGTATAGAGAACAGGAACTGTCTAATAGATAAGACGCAACGCAAGAGGTGCCCCTACTGCCGGTTCCAGAAATGTCTCAAAGTCGGCATGAAACTGGAAG CTGTGAGACCAGACAGAATGCGAGGTGGACGCAACAAATTTGGGCCGATGTACAAGCGAGATCGTGCCCTCAAACAGCAGCAGAGAAATCGCATCATCGCCAGCAGCCGGGCCGTCTCGGCACCGGGCAACCCGGACATATCCATGGCGATCAAGAACATCCAAGCCGCGGCGTCGAAGAGCACACCGCTGTACCCCCCGGCCGCCGTGGTCATCCGCGACCCGATGATGGGCAAGCAAGGGCCCATCATGAACATCCCCCAGCCGACGTCGCTGTCCCATAACGGCTACGCCAACCATCACCAGATGCAACCTCTCAACTACACAACGTCCGCAATGTCCCATCAACTACCGACGTCGAGTCCCCCGCCTCCATCCTCCAGCACCAGCCCCCTCCTACACCCCGTCAAGATGGAGCCGGATCAGACGCCGAAGCTTATCCAGGAATTGTTACGGAGCGAGCCGGACCACTCGCAGCTACAGGCCAAAGTTGCGGCGTATCTTCAGAGCCAGATGAGCCTAACAGCGCCCGGGGATTTCTTCAGTATGATCTGCAAACTGGCTGACCAGACGCTGTTCTCGTTCGTAGACTGGGCGAGGAATAGTTTATACTTCAAAGAACTAAAG GTTGAAGACCAGATGAAACTTCTCCAGAACGCGTGGAGCCAGCTCCTTGTCTTCGACCATCTCTACCGACAGGCGCACCACCACGGCGAGGGTATCCTTCTAATCACGGGGCAGACGATAGAGTCCGCCATGTTGCCAATCGGCCTCGCTGCCATGGGCATGGCCGACATCTCAGATCAGATGGTCCGGATCATATCGCGCATGCGCGACCTCAAGATCGACCACAAGGAGTACGTGTGTCTGAAGTTCCTCATCCTTCTAAATCCTG ATGTAAATACACTCCAAGATAAACACGTCATCGACAATTGTCAGGACCAAATTACGGCGGCCCTCATGGACTACACGCTGGCCAACTATCAGGGTATCAACGACAAGTTTGGTCTGATGCTTCGGCTGTTGCCTGAGATCCGGCAGGTGAGCCAGCGAGGAGAGCAGTACCTCTATAGCAGGCACATGGAGGGCGAGGTCCCTTACAACAGCTTATTGATGGAGATGCTTCACAGTAAGCGAAAGTGA
- the LOC139948145 gene encoding nuclear receptor subfamily 5 group A member 2-like isoform X5 produces the protein MDFNFEQSEVKPEFDECCPVCGDKVSGYHYGLLTCESCKGFFKRTVQNKKVYTCIENRNCLIDKTQRKRCPYCRFQKCLKVGMKLEAVRPDRMRGGRNKFGPMYKRDRALKQQQRNRIIASSRAVSAPGNPDISMAIKNIQAAASKSTPLYPPAAVVIRDPMMGKQGPIMNIPQPTSLSHNGYANHHQMQPLNYTTSAMSHQLPTSSPPPPSSSTSPLLHPVKMEPDQTPKLIQELLRSEPDHSQLQAKVAAYLQSQMSLTAPGDFFSMICKLADQTLFSFVDWARNSLYFKELKVEDQMKLLQNAWSQLLVFDHLYRQAHHHGEGILLITGQTIESAMLPIGLAAMGMADISDQMVRIISRMRDLKIDHKEYVCLKFLILLNPDVNTLQDKHVIDNCQDQITAALMDYTLANYQGINDKFGLMLRLLPEIRQVSQRGEQYLYSRHMEGEVPYNSLLMEMLHSKRK, from the exons ATGGACTTCAACTTTGAGCAGAGCGAAGTCAAGCCGGAGTTCGACGAGTGTTGTCCGGTGTGCGGAGACAAGGTCTCTGGCTACCACTACGGGCTGCTCACGTGCGAGAGTTGCAAGGGGTTCTTCAAGAGGACGGTACAGAATAAGAAGGTCTATACGTGTATAGAGAACAGGAACTGTCTAATAGATAAGACGCAACGCAAGAGGTGCCCCTACTGCCGGTTCCAGAAATGTCTCAAAGTCGGCATGAAACTGGAAG CTGTGAGACCAGACAGAATGCGAGGTGGACGCAACAAATTTGGGCCGATGTACAAGCGAGATCGTGCCCTCAAACAGCAGCAGAGAAATCGCATCATCGCCAGCAGCCGGGCCGTCTCGGCACCGGGCAACCCGGACATATCCATGGCGATCAAGAACATCCAAGCCGCGGCGTCGAAGAGCACACCGCTGTACCCCCCGGCCGCCGTGGTCATCCGCGACCCGATGATGGGCAAGCAAGGGCCCATCATGAACATCCCCCAGCCGACGTCGCTGTCCCATAACGGCTACGCCAACCATCACCAGATGCAACCTCTCAACTACACAACGTCCGCAATGTCCCATCAACTACCGACGTCGAGTCCCCCGCCTCCATCCTCCAGCACCAGCCCCCTCCTACACCCCGTCAAGATGGAGCCGGATCAGACGCCGAAGCTTATCCAGGAATTGTTACGGAGCGAGCCGGACCACTCGCAGCTACAGGCCAAAGTTGCGGCGTATCTTCAGAGCCAGATGAGCCTAACAGCGCCCGGGGATTTCTTCAGTATGATCTGCAAACTGGCTGACCAGACGCTGTTCTCGTTCGTAGACTGGGCGAGGAATAGTTTATACTTCAAAGAACTAAAG GTTGAAGACCAGATGAAACTTCTCCAGAACGCGTGGAGCCAGCTCCTTGTCTTCGACCATCTCTACCGACAGGCGCACCACCACGGCGAGGGTATCCTTCTAATCACGGGGCAGACGATAGAGTCCGCCATGTTGCCAATCGGCCTCGCTGCCATGGGCATGGCCGACATCTCAGATCAGATGGTCCGGATCATATCGCGCATGCGCGACCTCAAGATCGACCACAAGGAGTACGTGTGTCTGAAGTTCCTCATCCTTCTAAATCCTG ATGTAAATACACTCCAAGATAAACACGTCATCGACAATTGTCAGGACCAAATTACGGCGGCCCTCATGGACTACACGCTGGCCAACTATCAGGGTATCAACGACAAGTTTGGTCTGATGCTTCGGCTGTTGCCTGAGATCCGGCAGGTGAGCCAGCGAGGAGAGCAGTACCTCTATAGCAGGCACATGGAGGGCGAGGTCCCTTACAACAGCTTATTGATGGAGATGCTTCACAGTAAGCGAAAGTGA